One window of Nymphaea colorata isolate Beijing-Zhang1983 chromosome 11, ASM883128v2, whole genome shotgun sequence genomic DNA carries:
- the LOC116264154 gene encoding indole-3-acetic acid-amido synthetase GH3.10-like isoform X1, translating into MINKGEDEEGMTQWFEEVTRDAEEVQTSILGKIIRQNSGTEYLRKWLGQVQVDEVDDHALESYFTSLLPLSTHADYETYIQRIADGDSSPILTQQPITTLSLSSGTTEGRPKYLPFTSHSAQSTVHMFRLAAAYRSRVFPIKAGGRILEFIYSGKQFQTKGGMKVGTATTHYFDSAEFKIKQKQTKAFTCSPVEVISSSDHKQSTYCHLLLGLFFSEKVEFVTSTFAYTIVEAFREFEQLWEEICRDIREGDLSPRITSLVMRKAVLELISPAPLLASIIEKECMELKDWYGVIPQLWPNAKYIYSIMTGSMLPYLKKLRHYAGHLPLVGADYGATECWIGANIDPAAPPELVSFTVVPTFAYFEFLPLHRHRSQDAAAMHEFTEAQPVRLSQVELGEEYEVVVTTFTGLYRYRLGDVVQVSGFHNRSPKLSFVCRRKLTLTVNIDKNTERDLQLVVAKGCQLLNDSGLELVDFTSTANLSASPGRYVIYWELGHGGRADTRLLAECCKKMDESFVDPGYVVARKSHSIGPLELCIVEKGTFKKILDHFVRDGASLSQFKTPRCTTNQLFVRILESCTVERFCSTAYC; encoded by the exons ATGACCATGCTCTCGAGTCATACTTCACATCATTGTTACCACTTTCAACGCATGCAGATTATGAAACTTACATTCAGAGGATTGCAGACGGAGACTCATCTCCCATACTCACTCAACAGCCAATTACCACTCTTTCATTAAG CTCAGGGACAACAGAAGGAAGACCCAAGTACCTGCCATTTACAAGTCATAGTGCTCAATCTACTGTTCATATGTTCAGGCTGGCAGCAGCCTATAGGTCAAG GGTTTTCCCAATTAAGGCTGGTGGGAGGATTTTGGAATTCATTTACAGTGGCAAGCAATTTCAAACGAAGGGGGGGATGAAGGTGGGAACAGCAACCACTCATTATTTTGACAGTGCGGAgttcaaaataaagcaaaagcaaaCAAAGGCGTTCACGTGCAGCCCTGTTGAGGTCATCTCTAGTTCAGACCATAAGCAATCAACATACTGTCATCTCCTTTTGGGACTGTTCTTCTCAGAAAAGGTGGAGTTTGTCACTTCCACCTTTGCCTACACAATAGTCGAGGCATTCAGGGAATTTGAGCAGCTGTGGGAGGAAATCTGCAGGGACATAAGAGAAGGTGATCTGAGCCCAAGAATCACATCCCTCGTCATGAGAAAAGCAGTCCTTGAGTTGATCTCCCCTGCCCCGCTTCTGGCCTCAATCATAGAGAAAGAATGCATGGAATTGAAGGATTGGTATGGTGTGATTCCCCAACTTTGGCCCAATGCTAAGTACATATATTCCATCATGACAGGATCTATGCTGCCCTACTTGAAGAAGCTGAGGCATTATGCGGGCCACCTGCCTTTGGTTGGTGCAGACTATGGGGCTACAGAATGCTGGATTGGTGCCAATATAGACCCTGCCGCTCCTCCTGAGCTTGTCTCCTTCACTGTAGTCCCAACTTTTGCTTATTTTGAGTTTCTGCCTCTTCATAGACACAGGAGCCAAGATGCTGCTGCCATGCATGAATTCACTGAGGCCCAGCCAGTGAGACTCTCTCAAGTGGAACTTGGTGAAGAATATGAAGTTGTTGTCACCACCTTCACAG gTCTCTACAGGTACAGGTTAGGAGACGTTGTTCAGGTCTCAGGCTTCCACAATAGATCCCCCAAGCTGAGTTTTGTCTGCAGAAGGAAGCTCACTCTGACGGTCAACATTGACAAGAACACGGAGAGGGACCTGCAGCTGGTCGTAGCAAAAGGATGCCAACTACTGAACGACTCGGGCCTCGAGCTCGTCGACTTCACCAGCACGGCCAACCTCTCTGCGTCGCCGGGGCGTTACGTGATATACTGGGAGCTCGGCCATGGCGGCAGGGCCGACACGAGGCTCCTGGCCGAGTGCTGCAAGAAGATGGACGAGTCCTTTGTGGACCCTGGCTACGTGGTGGCCAGGAAGTCGCACTCCATAGGGCCGCTTGAGCTGTGCATCGTGGAGAAGGGCACCTTCAAGAAGATCCTTGACCATTTTGTGAGAGACGGAGCGTCGCTGAGCCAATTCAAGACTCCTAGGTGCACCACGAACCAGCTCTTTGTTAGGATCCTTGAGAGCTGCACGGTTGAGAGGTTCTGCAGCACGGCCTACTGCTGA
- the LOC116264154 gene encoding indole-3-acetic acid-amido synthetase GH3.10-like isoform X2 — protein MINKGEDEEGMTQWFEEVTRDAEEVQTSILGKIIRQNSGTEYLRKWLGQVQVDEVDDHALESYFTSLLPLSTHADYETYIQRIADGDSSPILTQQPITTLSLSSGTTEGRPKYLPFTSHSAQSTVHMFRLAAAYRVFPIKAGGRILEFIYSGKQFQTKGGMKVGTATTHYFDSAEFKIKQKQTKAFTCSPVEVISSSDHKQSTYCHLLLGLFFSEKVEFVTSTFAYTIVEAFREFEQLWEEICRDIREGDLSPRITSLVMRKAVLELISPAPLLASIIEKECMELKDWYGVIPQLWPNAKYIYSIMTGSMLPYLKKLRHYAGHLPLVGADYGATECWIGANIDPAAPPELVSFTVVPTFAYFEFLPLHRHRSQDAAAMHEFTEAQPVRLSQVELGEEYEVVVTTFTGLYRYRLGDVVQVSGFHNRSPKLSFVCRRKLTLTVNIDKNTERDLQLVVAKGCQLLNDSGLELVDFTSTANLSASPGRYVIYWELGHGGRADTRLLAECCKKMDESFVDPGYVVARKSHSIGPLELCIVEKGTFKKILDHFVRDGASLSQFKTPRCTTNQLFVRILESCTVERFCSTAYC, from the exons ATGACCATGCTCTCGAGTCATACTTCACATCATTGTTACCACTTTCAACGCATGCAGATTATGAAACTTACATTCAGAGGATTGCAGACGGAGACTCATCTCCCATACTCACTCAACAGCCAATTACCACTCTTTCATTAAG CTCAGGGACAACAGAAGGAAGACCCAAGTACCTGCCATTTACAAGTCATAGTGCTCAATCTACTGTTCATATGTTCAGGCTGGCAGCAGCCTATAG GGTTTTCCCAATTAAGGCTGGTGGGAGGATTTTGGAATTCATTTACAGTGGCAAGCAATTTCAAACGAAGGGGGGGATGAAGGTGGGAACAGCAACCACTCATTATTTTGACAGTGCGGAgttcaaaataaagcaaaagcaaaCAAAGGCGTTCACGTGCAGCCCTGTTGAGGTCATCTCTAGTTCAGACCATAAGCAATCAACATACTGTCATCTCCTTTTGGGACTGTTCTTCTCAGAAAAGGTGGAGTTTGTCACTTCCACCTTTGCCTACACAATAGTCGAGGCATTCAGGGAATTTGAGCAGCTGTGGGAGGAAATCTGCAGGGACATAAGAGAAGGTGATCTGAGCCCAAGAATCACATCCCTCGTCATGAGAAAAGCAGTCCTTGAGTTGATCTCCCCTGCCCCGCTTCTGGCCTCAATCATAGAGAAAGAATGCATGGAATTGAAGGATTGGTATGGTGTGATTCCCCAACTTTGGCCCAATGCTAAGTACATATATTCCATCATGACAGGATCTATGCTGCCCTACTTGAAGAAGCTGAGGCATTATGCGGGCCACCTGCCTTTGGTTGGTGCAGACTATGGGGCTACAGAATGCTGGATTGGTGCCAATATAGACCCTGCCGCTCCTCCTGAGCTTGTCTCCTTCACTGTAGTCCCAACTTTTGCTTATTTTGAGTTTCTGCCTCTTCATAGACACAGGAGCCAAGATGCTGCTGCCATGCATGAATTCACTGAGGCCCAGCCAGTGAGACTCTCTCAAGTGGAACTTGGTGAAGAATATGAAGTTGTTGTCACCACCTTCACAG gTCTCTACAGGTACAGGTTAGGAGACGTTGTTCAGGTCTCAGGCTTCCACAATAGATCCCCCAAGCTGAGTTTTGTCTGCAGAAGGAAGCTCACTCTGACGGTCAACATTGACAAGAACACGGAGAGGGACCTGCAGCTGGTCGTAGCAAAAGGATGCCAACTACTGAACGACTCGGGCCTCGAGCTCGTCGACTTCACCAGCACGGCCAACCTCTCTGCGTCGCCGGGGCGTTACGTGATATACTGGGAGCTCGGCCATGGCGGCAGGGCCGACACGAGGCTCCTGGCCGAGTGCTGCAAGAAGATGGACGAGTCCTTTGTGGACCCTGGCTACGTGGTGGCCAGGAAGTCGCACTCCATAGGGCCGCTTGAGCTGTGCATCGTGGAGAAGGGCACCTTCAAGAAGATCCTTGACCATTTTGTGAGAGACGGAGCGTCGCTGAGCCAATTCAAGACTCCTAGGTGCACCACGAACCAGCTCTTTGTTAGGATCCTTGAGAGCTGCACGGTTGAGAGGTTCTGCAGCACGGCCTACTGCTGA